From the Brachyhypopomus gauderio isolate BG-103 chromosome 5, BGAUD_0.2, whole genome shotgun sequence genome, one window contains:
- the adck2 gene encoding putative aarF domain-containing protein kinase 2, whose product MSALWANRVFKCVRCTIQRVSVSVRVIPRRTLVVTRSHVVSRPPKVALLCWGLGSITQASAEGGVLQRTSEKNSVAKVQIHRLVFTSRLCIRALVLLLKFSPLLLLYPVTLLFKSWTPYWLDALLWVTETSGPAFIKLGQWASTRRDIFSQEFCDRFSHLHVRVKPHPWAHTKQCLQRAFGEGWRQLFVFDSKEPVGSGCVAQVYQAKARVASVEDVAFQQLVESLEKDDLLEAWEIPGLGGAWGQWWTPEKAQMLETQGRNSAELLHSHGNHTEEECLIPVAIKVLHPGIRRQVQIDLILMKAGSVLISCLPGLKWLSLPEVVDEFEKLMTKQIDLRFEAKNIEKFKRNFKDFECVKFPTPLRPFVTRTVLVETYEESEPISTYLKSEVPEAMKQRIARMGVDTLLKMVFEDNFVHADLHPGNILVQGAQGDGPQVRTTLTDLCDTVVVSMRPTPPPLQLVLLDAGIVAQLSEVDLRNLRAVFTAVVLKQGERVAELILNHARASECQDVAGFKREMAELVNHTLSNTLSLGKVRVAELLSRVFGLLIHHKVKLESNFASIVFAIMVLEGLGRSLDPNLDLLEIAKPLLLKNCASLLS is encoded by the exons ATGTCTGCACTTTGGGCAAATCGTGTCTTCAAATGCGTTAGATGTACCATTCAGAGAGTCTCTGTGTCCGTTCGAGTTATACCACGCAGGACTTTGGTTGTTACACGAAGTCACGTTGTTTCTCGACCCCCCAAAGTGGCACTGCTATGTTGGGGGCTGGGCAGTATCACTCAGGCCTCAGCAGAAGGTGGTGTTCTCCAGAGGACCTCTGAGAAGAACTCTGTTGCCAAAGTGCAAATTCACAGACTTGTGTTCACCTCGCGGTTGTGCATCCGTGCCTTGGTACTCCTGCTGAAATTCAGCCCCCTCTTGCTGCTCTACCCTGTAACCCTGCTCTTCAAGAGCTGGACGCCCTATTGGCTGGATGCCCTGTTGTGGGTCACAGAAACCTCGGGGCCAGCGTTCATCAAACTTGGCCAGTGGGCCAGCACGAGGCGGGACATCTTCTCGCAGGAGTTCTGTGATCGCTTTTCCCACCTCCATGTGAGGGTGAAGCCCCACCCCTGGGCCCATACTAAGCAGTGTCTGCAGCGGGCCTTCGGGGAGGGCTGGCGACAGCTGTTTGTGTTTGACAGTAAGGAGCCCGTGGGCTCGGGCTGCGTGGCACAGGTGTACCAGGCCAAGGCTCGCGTGGCAAGCGTGGAGGATGTGGCCTTCCAGCAGCTTGTGGAGAGCCTGGAGAAAGATGACCTGCTGGAAGCTTGGGAGATCCCAGGCCTTGGAGGAGCTTGGGGTCAGTGGTGGACGCCAGAGAAGGCACAGATGTTGGAGACCCAGGGGAGGAATTCTGCAGAGCTTCTACATAGTCATGGGAATCACACAGAGGAGGAGTGTCTCATACCTGTGGCAATTAAG GTGCTTCATCCTGGCATCAGGAGGCAGGTTCAGATAGACCTGATTCTAATGAAGGCAGGGAGCGTTCTTATTAGCTGCTTACCTGGCCTCAAGTGGCTCAGTCTCCCAGAGGTGGTGGATGAATTTGAGAAACTCATGACAAAACAG ATAGATCTTCGTTTTGAAGCGAAGAATATTGAAAAGTTCAAGAGGAACTTCAAGGACTTTGAATGTGTTAAATTTCCAACACCACTAAGACCTTTTGTCACAAGGACAGTCTTAGTGGAGACATATGAG GAGAGTGAACCCATTTCTACCTACCTCAAATCTGAGGTTCCTGAGGCCATGAAGCAGAGAATAGCCCGGATGGGGGTGGACACTTTGCTGAAAATG GTGTTTGAGGATAACTTTGTCCATGCGGACCTCCACCCAGGAAACATCCTGGTACAGGGTGCTCAGGGAGATGGACCTCAGGTTAGAACCACTCTGACGGACCTGTGTGACACAGTGGTGGTCAGTATGCGGCCGACCCCTCCTCCACTACAGCTGGTGCTGCTGGACGCCGGGATCGTGGCTCAGCTGAGTGAGGTGGACCTCCGGAACCTCAGAGCTGTCTTCACTGCTGTTGTACTCAAACAG GGTGAACGTGTGGCAGAACTGATCCTAAATCATGCCAGGGCCAGTGAATGCCAGGATGTAGCAGGCTTCAAAAGGGAAATGGCTGAGCTTGTGAACCACACCCTCAGCAACACACTGTCTCTGGGGAAG GTTCGGGTGGCAGAGCTGCTGTCTCGGGTCTTTGGATTACTCATCCATCACAAG GTGAAGCTAGAAAGTAATTTTGCCTCCATTGTGTTTGCCATCATGGTGTTGGAAGGCTTGGGCAGGTCCCTGGACCCTAACCTGGACCTCCTGGAGATCGCCAAACCTCTGCTGCTAAAGAACTGTGCCTCTCTTCTTTCCTGA